In a genomic window of Nitrospinota bacterium:
- the rpsR gene encoding 30S ribosomal protein S18 yields MSETKKSSVFSQKICRFCNDDQSKVYIDFYDVKALKPLISERGKIVPSRISGNCAKCQRILTRAIKRARNIALLPYAVEH; encoded by the coding sequence ATGTCAGAAACTAAAAAGAGTTCTGTATTTTCTCAAAAAATTTGCAGGTTTTGCAACGATGACCAGAGCAAAGTTTATATCGACTTTTATGATGTGAAAGCATTGAAACCGTTGATTTCCGAAAGAGGTAAGATTGTTCCTTCACGGATTTCGGGGAATTGTGCCAAGTGTCAGAGAATTTTGACCCGAGCGATTAAAAGAGCTAGGAACATTGCTTTGT